The sequence cCCTAATTAAAACTCATTTGTGTAAACATGGAATCTTTAAATTTCCACAACATCAAATCAGAGAAAGCAAATGCCATGATAAGGTACAAAAAACGTCAAAGAGTGACAATGTTTTTTCGATTCATCGAATTCTGTATATTTTTCGTAGTAATCTCAAGATTTTCCACTCAATTACCACTCAATTATTTCAAGGGATTTGATTTCACCCTCGTTACTCCTCGATTCGTCTTTGTCCTTGTAAACGCCATTGTTATCATCCTCTTCTTCAAATCAAATAGTTCCACGGACAGCATTAAATTCGATTTATATGATGAGTACACACAAAAATATTCGATTTATTATGAACAGAGCAAAAAACAGAGTATTGCCGTAAAGGAGGCTAATTGTGATCAACAGAGGAAACAGAGCATTGTAGCAGAAAGGCGATTAGAGAAGAGAATTCATCGTAGTCATTCGGAAAACACTTTATGTTTGGCTCATGATgagaaaaaaagtagaaaaagaatGAACAGGTCAGCTACAGTTGGATGCTTGAAAAATATAGATACTGATAGTGTAAAACCAGCGATGACGacaaaatcatattcatatCCAGAGGATGGGATGAGCAATGGCGAATTTAGGAAAACTATTGAGGCCTTTATTGCAAGACAACAAAGATTATTGAAGGAAGAAGAGTTTTCAAGTTTAATATCTTGAAAAAATATCTGAGTTTAACTATAACACATTAGGTGatcggaaaaaaaaattagttaagaAAACAAATGTAAGTTTATAGCTATTTcaatttaactatttaaaaaaagtgacaaAAATAAGTTTGTGCATAGTTAAAAGTTAACTTGCATAAAATCAGGACCT comes from Solanum pennellii chromosome 1, SPENNV200 and encodes:
- the LOC107013355 gene encoding uncharacterized protein LOC107013355, whose protein sequence is MESLNFHNIKSEKANAMIRYKKRQRVTMFFRFIEFCIFFVVISRFSTQLPLNYFKGFDFTLVTPRFVFVLVNAIVIILFFKSNSSTDSIKFDLYDEYTQKYSIYYEQSKKQSIAVKEANCDQQRKQSIVAERRLEKRIHRSHSENTLCLAHDEKKSRKRMNRSATVGCLKNIDTDSVKPAMTTKSYSYPEDGMSNGEFRKTIEAFIARQQRLLKEEEFSSLIS